One Corythoichthys intestinalis isolate RoL2023-P3 chromosome 9, ASM3026506v1, whole genome shotgun sequence DNA window includes the following coding sequences:
- the LOC130922394 gene encoding G-protein coupled receptor 22-like, protein MESDGYSSSPSGLAGEQGGEVWSSSPESWYMPHSFGFQVSLTAFLMLELVLGFSSNLTVLVLYCSQSNLVDSVSNMVTVSLHVLDVVVCLLCLPLTLVVVLLSPGPNLALVCCFHEACATFASVATAINILVISLDRYDISVRPANRLLTTRRAALFLAAVWFASVAVFFIPFLEDQWYIDEGRIKRGEEAPTSLPSNGISATVVPTWRNHTLLCIGGKGDHLRVGKYYHLMLQVPIFFTTVIAMLFTYSRILRALNFRIGTHIKKTQRLIGPSLTGLHKKAPQNKTKLKMISSGKLEGEQCNTDATKILSHPPLIPFSSPTTTITSHPALSSSPPLVTSGAGAVTQMPATMGVQASVSAIIALRRAVRRHRDRRERQRRVFRMSLLIITTFLGCWAPLSVVNMLILAVGPLEPLVSIRLWFLALAYGTTVSHPLLYAFTRQKLRRALRAKVKKRVVSLLQVDPSPGATIIHNTWVENRKTNRQVRLEASEGSDRCLAEAL, encoded by the coding sequence ATGGAGAGTGACGGCTATAGCTCAAGTCCATCTGGCCTGGCGGGGGAACAGGGAGGTGAAGTATGGTCCAGCAGTCCAGAGTCATGGTACATGCCGCACTCCTTCGGGTTCCAGGTGTCTCTGACCGCCTTCCTCATGCTGGAGCTGGTGTTGGGTTTCAGCAGCAACCTGACCGTGCTGGTGCTTTACTGCTCTCAGTCAAATTTAGTGGACTCGGTCAGCAACATGGTGACTGTCAGTCTGCACGTGCTGGATGTGGTGGTGTGCCTGCTGTGTTTACCTCTCACTCTGGTGGTGGTGCTACTGTCCCCGGGACCCAACCTGGCTTTAGTGTGCTGCTTTCACGAGGCTTGTGCCACCTTTGCCAGCGTCGCCACGGCCATAAACATCCTGGTCATCAGCCTGGACAGATACGACATCTCCGTGCGACCGGCCAACAGGTTGCTGACGACGCGTAGGGCAGCGCTATTCCTGGCAGCCGTGTGGTTCGCATCAGTTGCTGTATTTTTTATCCCATTCCTGGAGGATCAATGGTACATCGATGAGGGGAGAATAAAGAGAGGGGAGGAGGCACCTACGTCTCTACCCAGCAATGGCATCAGTGCTACAGTGGTGCCAACATGGCGTAACCATACCCTGTTGTGCATTGGTGGTAAGGGTGATCACCTACGTGTGGGGAAGTATTACCACCTGATGCTACAGGTCCCCATATTCTTCACCACTGTCATAGCAATGTTGTTCACCTACTCCAGAATCCTGAGGGCGTTAAACTTCCGGATTGGCACTCACATAAAGAAAACCCAACGTTTAATAGGACCTTCTTTAACGGGCCTCCACAAGAAAGCGCCTCAAAACAAGACCAAACTCAAAATGATAAGCAGTGGCAAATTAGAGGGGGAGCAATGCAACACAGATGCCACGAAAATACTAAGCCACCCTCCCCTCATTCCTTTTTCATCGCCCACCACCACAATAACTTCCCACCCTGCCCTTTCCTCTTCCCCACCACTCGTCACATCCGGCGCAGGTGCCGTTACCCAAATGCCGGCCACGATGGGCGTCCAGGCCTCCGTGTCAGCTATCATCGCTCTGCGGCGTGCAGTACGGCGACACAGAGATCGACGAGAGCGCCAACGCCGGGTATTCAGGATGTCCCTCCTCATCATCACCACTTTCCTTGGTTGCTGGGCTCCCCTGTCAGTAGTCAACATGCTAATCCTTGCCGTAGGCCCACTGGAACCACTGGTTAGCATACGGCTTTGGTTCCTAGCCCTAGCATATGGTACCACAGTTTCCCACCCTCTGCTTTATGCCTTCACGCGGCAGAAGCTGCGACGTGCACTTCGAGCTAAGGTTAAAAAGCGAGTGGTGTCCTTGCTTCAAGTAGACCCTTCACCAGGGGCCACTATCATCCACAACACATGGGTGGAAAACCGAAAAACCAACCGGCAAGTGCGATTGGAAGCAAGCGAAGGCTCGGACCGTTGCCTAGCAGAAGCACTGTAA